The DNA sequence CAATCGCATACCTGGTTTTGAGCATAAGCATTTACAGGTTGTTTTAGATGGCACTTCTAGGAAAGTAGCTGTAGATGCTGTTGGGTGTAAGCCAGATGACTGGGTTATTTGCGTCGGGAGTTCTGCAGCAAGAGAGGCTGCTGG is a window from the Prochlorococcus marinus str. MIT 9211 genome containing:
- a CDS encoding carboxysome peptide A, with protein sequence MLICKVLKPLVSTNRIPGFEHKHLQVVLDGTSRKVAVDAVGCKPDDWVICVGSSAAREAAGSKSYPSDLTIVGIIDHWEPTAGSTS